One part of the Leptolyngbya sp. FACHB-261 genome encodes these proteins:
- a CDS encoding MGMT family protein has product MSAYEQIYAVVRLIPLGKVATYGQIATLAGLPGHARQVGYALFRVAPGADVPWQRVVNSRGEISYSALRHGSDDIQRLLLEEEGIQFNPNGRIDLRHYGWQPLPLSELATEQSQEGGSKSRL; this is encoded by the coding sequence GTGAGCGCCTACGAGCAGATTTATGCCGTGGTTCGGCTGATTCCATTGGGCAAAGTCGCCACCTACGGTCAGATTGCCACCCTCGCCGGACTACCAGGTCATGCTCGGCAAGTCGGTTACGCCCTATTCCGGGTAGCGCCGGGGGCAGATGTCCCCTGGCAGCGAGTAGTGAATAGCCGTGGCGAAATTTCCTACTCAGCCCTACGGCACGGCTCCGACGATATACAACGGCTGTTGTTGGAGGAAGAAGGCATTCAATTCAACCCCAATGGCCGCATTGATTTGCGTCACTACGGCTGGCAGCCTCTCCCCCTCAGTGAGCTAGCGACTGAGCAAAGCCAAGAGGGCGGCTCTAAGAGCCGTCTTTAA
- a CDS encoding PadR family transcriptional regulator, translating to MFGHFHPRFLAVAWEGFGQGGPFWHEGGGHGHGRHGRHAKRFGGWGEEPRARRGDIKFSLLDLLIEQPRHGYELIKALETQHGGFYKPSPGSVYPTLQMLEEGGYLTSEQVGGKRVYTVTESGRQLLAERNQQTGGRRDPSFDQQKADKSRDLIDLRNTAMELSAAVMQTARGGNPERIGEARAILERAKREIYALLAQEE from the coding sequence ATGTTTGGACATTTTCATCCCCGCTTTCTAGCAGTGGCCTGGGAAGGTTTTGGGCAGGGGGGACCGTTTTGGCATGAAGGCGGTGGTCATGGTCACGGACGTCATGGGCGTCACGCCAAGCGTTTTGGTGGTTGGGGCGAGGAGCCGCGTGCCCGCCGGGGTGATATCAAATTCAGCCTGCTCGACTTACTGATCGAGCAGCCCCGGCACGGCTATGAGCTGATCAAAGCCTTAGAAACGCAACATGGCGGCTTCTATAAGCCCAGTCCAGGCTCCGTTTACCCAACCCTGCAAATGCTTGAAGAAGGCGGTTATCTCACCAGTGAGCAGGTTGGTGGCAAGCGCGTTTATACCGTGACCGAGAGCGGTCGGCAATTACTGGCTGAACGGAATCAGCAGACTGGTGGGCGAAGAGACCCAAGTTTCGACCAGCAAAAAGCAGATAAATCCCGCGACCTGATCGACCTGCGCAATACGGCAATGGAACTATCCGCAGCGGTGATGCAAACGGCTCGCGGCGGCAATCCAGAGCGGATTGGCGAAGCCCGCGCAATTCTAGAGCGAGCCAAACGCGAGATCTACGCTCTCCTTGCTCAGGAGGAGTGA
- a CDS encoding serine/threonine-protein kinase: protein MHSLTGTTLQNGKYQIEQVLGLGGFGITYRALHTYLGQTVVIKTLNAVLSSHAQVAGFQRKFLEEARRLARCFHPNIVRVSDFFEENGQSFMVMDYIPGPTLEAVVQEKGPLSEADAIHYVRQIGSALSAIHAQGMLHRDVKPQNILLHQVTQDVVLIDFGIAREFTPGVTQTQTSALSEGYAPPEQYVPQARRTPALDIYGLAATLYFLVTAKVPPPATLRTQIPLSAPSDLQPQLSPQLNHAVLRGMQLAAETRPQQVKDWLALLSPLAGVTSSVTVPVALAQPRPPSVPVSSQTPTPAAQLASQSTISQVSPQKTRVIAQLNTVPSQQTRQQSGRAVWIGLGVLSAVVLGSGLAVLSSRSPEPEPVAEAPVVTQPSVSAPVAEPEPEPSAPVEAPAAELPPAEPAQPEPPEPSPSPEATASSPPPEPSPTAEPAEPIKTTSNATGSIAPFPTGTARDQVRQALGRPSQTFRRGSWPNTTADLFEVIPNQLTLAYLYDRNTLQVRQSEASFGNGVNMEQMQSALTQMLGSTPSSSVLNALEAVKARQRKSYRFRAGGKLEGVIQRNPQGRLYIAVWEADLH, encoded by the coding sequence ATGCACAGCCTGACCGGCACGACACTGCAAAATGGCAAATACCAGATCGAGCAGGTGCTCGGCTTGGGAGGGTTTGGCATTACTTACCGGGCGCTGCACACCTATCTAGGTCAGACGGTAGTAATCAAAACGCTCAATGCTGTCTTAAGCAGCCATGCGCAAGTCGCCGGGTTTCAGCGCAAATTTCTCGAAGAAGCTCGCCGTCTGGCGAGGTGTTTCCATCCCAACATCGTCCGGGTCAGTGACTTCTTCGAGGAGAATGGCCAGTCCTTCATGGTGATGGACTACATTCCGGGTCCAACGCTTGAAGCGGTCGTGCAAGAGAAAGGCCCTTTGTCGGAGGCCGATGCAATTCACTACGTCCGGCAGATTGGCTCTGCCTTGAGCGCAATTCATGCGCAGGGAATGCTACACCGGGATGTAAAGCCGCAAAATATTCTGCTGCATCAGGTGACTCAGGATGTTGTCCTGATCGACTTTGGCATCGCCCGCGAATTTACGCCTGGAGTGACTCAGACTCAAACCAGTGCTCTATCTGAGGGTTATGCGCCTCCTGAGCAATATGTACCACAGGCTCGCCGGACCCCGGCCCTGGATATTTACGGCTTGGCAGCGACGCTGTATTTTTTGGTGACAGCGAAAGTCCCGCCGCCTGCCACGCTGCGCACGCAGATACCCTTGTCTGCCCCCAGCGACTTGCAACCCCAGTTGAGCCCTCAGCTGAACCATGCGGTTCTGCGAGGGATGCAATTGGCGGCTGAGACCAGACCGCAGCAGGTCAAAGACTGGTTGGCACTTTTGAGCCCATTGGCTGGAGTCACTTCTTCTGTGACGGTGCCGGTAGCCTTGGCCCAACCTCGTCCGCCGTCCGTGCCTGTCAGCTCTCAAACACCTACTCCAGCAGCTCAACTCGCTTCCCAGTCGACAATTTCCCAGGTGTCGCCTCAGAAGACTCGGGTCATCGCTCAACTCAATACTGTTCCTAGCCAGCAGACTCGGCAACAGAGTGGGCGAGCTGTCTGGATTGGGCTGGGGGTGCTGAGTGCTGTAGTGCTGGGGTCGGGCTTAGCCGTTCTATCAAGCCGTTCGCCTGAGCCTGAGCCGGTGGCTGAAGCCCCAGTGGTAACACAACCTTCGGTCTCTGCGCCTGTGGCTGAGCCGGAACCTGAGCCATCTGCTCCGGTAGAAGCTCCAGCGGCAGAGTTGCCCCCAGCTGAACCAGCCCAGCCGGAACCGCCAGAACCGTCGCCCTCGCCAGAGGCTACCGCTTCTAGCCCACCGCCAGAACCTAGCCCAACCGCTGAACCGGCTGAACCAATCAAGACAACGAGCAATGCAACGGGCAGCATTGCTCCCTTTCCTACCGGGACTGCCCGCGACCAAGTCCGCCAAGCTCTGGGCCGTCCTAGCCAGACTTTTAGGCGAGGCAGTTGGCCCAATACGACAGCTGACTTGTTTGAGGTGATTCCCAATCAGTTAACTCTGGCATATCTCTACGACCGCAATACGCTACAGGTCAGGCAGAGTGAAGCTTCCTTTGGCAACGGCGTAAACATGGAACAGATGCAGTCGGCTCTGACCCAAATGCTGGGCTCGACCCCTTCGTCTAGTGTCCTCAATGCTTTAGAGGCTGTGAAGGCTCGCCAGCGCAAGTCCTACCGTTTCAGGGCTGGCGGCAAACTAGAAGGAGTGATTCAGCGTAATCCTCAAGGCCGCCTTTACATTGCTGTTTGGGAAGCAGACCTGCACTGA